One genomic segment of Rivularia sp. PCC 7116 includes these proteins:
- a CDS encoding bifunctional serine/threonine-protein kinase/formylglycine-generating enzyme family protein, which yields MLICQVPNCSNPFNVEGSKHCISCGGSNFGKFLRNRYRVLNLLGEGGFSKTYAAVDVDRLDAPCVIKQFFPQVQGSSSRAKAAKLFREEAFRLYELGENHWQIPRLLAFFEQGSSLYLVQELIEGQTLLDEFYNVAFDEQRIRAILTDLLPVLDFIHSNKVIHRDIKPENIIRRKSDGKLVLIDFGGAKQVTQSSLERQATVLYTIGYAPVEQMAGFVFPASDLYALGVTCVRLLTKCLPSQDDSGQFKDYIYDAINGKWLWRNILQEKGIVISEQLGIVLDKLLQHLVKDRYQSAAEVLKDLAFLEEKNSKLDAVSQEDLQLKNSNSPLSSNNKPEIPITTQSTSPQLQNFDFDVVRIDETGNLIKRWRSQAKFFTQNISGELSLEMVEIPSGSFIMGSSINEGDSVERPQHIVTLKSFFMSKYPITQAQWKAVASLPQVNREINPNPSKFKGAILPVDNVSWYEAQEFCARLREKTAREYRLPSEAEWEYACRAGTSTSFNFGKSINRELINCNIGKYHPIEAIRKHYKQPKPVGSFEVANDFGLYDMHGQVWEWCADPWHKNYHGAPNDGTVWHYGGDLHRRVIRGGSWSFTPESCRSASRSWNETEGGLRMCGLRIVSE from the coding sequence GTGTTAATTTGCCAGGTTCCTAATTGTTCCAATCCCTTCAATGTAGAAGGAAGTAAACATTGTATCAGTTGCGGAGGAAGCAATTTTGGTAAATTTTTGAGAAACCGTTATCGGGTATTAAATTTGTTGGGAGAAGGTGGTTTTAGTAAAACTTACGCTGCTGTTGATGTTGATAGATTAGATGCACCTTGCGTTATCAAGCAGTTTTTCCCTCAAGTACAAGGAAGTTCGTCACGAGCTAAGGCGGCTAAATTATTCCGAGAAGAAGCCTTTCGTTTGTATGAGTTGGGGGAAAATCACTGGCAAATTCCCAGATTGTTAGCATTTTTTGAACAAGGTTCGAGTTTGTATTTGGTACAGGAACTCATTGAAGGACAAACTCTTCTAGATGAGTTTTATAATGTTGCTTTTGACGAGCAACGAATTAGAGCAATATTGACAGATTTATTGCCAGTTTTGGATTTTATTCATTCCAATAAAGTAATTCACCGGGATATAAAACCCGAAAATATTATTCGTCGTAAAAGTGACGGTAAACTAGTATTAATTGATTTTGGTGGAGCCAAACAAGTTACCCAAAGTAGTTTAGAAAGACAAGCTACAGTACTTTACACTATTGGTTATGCACCAGTCGAACAGATGGCTGGGTTTGTTTTTCCCGCAAGCGATTTATATGCTTTGGGAGTCACTTGCGTCCGACTTTTGACTAAGTGTTTACCTTCACAGGATGATAGCGGACAATTTAAGGACTATATTTATGATGCTATCAATGGTAAATGGTTGTGGCGAAATATTTTACAAGAAAAGGGTATTGTAATTAGCGAACAGTTAGGAATAGTTTTAGATAAGTTGCTACAACATTTAGTTAAAGATAGATATCAGTCAGCAGCAGAAGTACTCAAAGATTTAGCTTTTCTGGAAGAGAAGAATTCTAAGCTGGATGCAGTTAGTCAAGAAGATTTACAGCTTAAAAATTCTAATTCTCCCCTATCATCTAATAACAAACCCGAAATTCCCATAACTACCCAATCAACATCACCTCAATTACAAAACTTTGATTTTGATGTTGTAAGAATAGATGAAACGGGCAATTTAATTAAACGCTGGCGCAGTCAAGCAAAATTTTTTACACAGAATATCAGCGGCGAATTGTCTTTAGAGATGGTGGAAATTCCTAGTGGTAGCTTTATTATGGGTTCTTCTATCAATGAAGGAGACTCGGTAGAACGTCCCCAACATATTGTGACTCTTAAATCATTTTTTATGAGTAAATACCCAATTACTCAAGCTCAGTGGAAAGCCGTCGCATCTCTTCCACAAGTTAATCGAGAGATAAATCCCAATCCATCAAAATTTAAAGGTGCAATTTTACCCGTTGACAACGTGTCTTGGTATGAAGCCCAGGAATTTTGTGCCAGACTTCGGGAAAAAACCGCAAGAGAATATCGTTTACCCAGCGAAGCTGAATGGGAATATGCTTGTCGTGCTGGTACTAGCACCTCTTTTAATTTTGGTAAAAGTATTAATCGAGAACTGATAAACTGTAACATTGGTAAATATCACCCAATAGAAGCAATCAGAAAACACTACAAACAACCAAAACCAGTCGGTAGCTTTGAGGTAGCCAACGACTTTGGGTTATACGATATGCACGGGCAAGTATGGGAATGGTGTGCCGATCCCTGGCACAAAAATTATCATGGCGCTCCCAACGACGGAACAGTTTGGCACTATGGCGGAGACTTGCACCGTCGAGTAATTCGTGGCGGCTCGTGGAGTTTCACCCCGGAAAGTTGTCGTAGTGCTAGCCGTAGCTGGAATGAAACTGAAGGAGGGTTGAGGATGTGTGGGTTGAGGATTGTCAGCGAATAG
- a CDS encoding ATP-binding protein: MTKCPENKDKSSSLPISWFHRLSIARKIGFGYAIAIGVGVLGTVTGTFIGDYFQYQAGKVERLVDEEVELFNELKSAVLQARIHQQQFIYLLEKPQELQKEFVNFIEDESDAKEGWEELESFNDQIAENKVLDYTQVVSFLQTYDGVQEEYFEEVDKLIAQIDAPNLKSPSQIQTARKLLLDFTNSSVALKFDAISHELNELAEAAEEEDERADAALAQAQETRRFIVLSTNSISILLAILLAYYTTKTITLPIIKLTDIAEETTRNSNFDLQAPVTTRDEIGILAISLNQLIIRVKNLLKEQAEGKEKLELYNLTLERKVKQRTEKLATTLKELQYTQAQLIQQEKMSSLGQLVAGIAHEINNPANFIHGNLEYTKDYLQDLLNLVELYQSEYPNPTEIIEKEIQNIELEFLQEDLPKILDSMQTGSERIREIVKSLRTFSRLDEADYKKVDIHESIESTLMIIQSRLKANSERCEIKVVKNYDKLPLIECYAGQLNQVFLNLLFNAIDVIEEKINKTNNSPFLAPQISISTKLLNFEQIAIYIADNGLGMTEEIREKIFNPFFTTKPVGKGTGLGLAVSYQVVVDKHHGELNCSSTPGEGTEFAIAIPVSQELRSKGVRE; encoded by the coding sequence ATGACTAAATGCCCGGAAAATAAAGATAAAAGTTCATCCCTACCTATTTCTTGGTTCCACAGACTGAGTATTGCACGAAAAATCGGTTTTGGTTATGCGATCGCTATTGGGGTTGGTGTATTAGGTACTGTTACCGGAACTTTTATTGGTGATTATTTTCAATATCAGGCAGGGAAAGTAGAACGGCTAGTTGATGAGGAAGTAGAATTATTTAATGAATTAAAATCTGCTGTTTTACAAGCTCGTATTCATCAACAACAATTTATTTATTTATTAGAAAAACCTCAAGAGTTGCAGAAAGAATTCGTTAATTTTATTGAAGACGAATCGGATGCGAAAGAAGGCTGGGAGGAACTTGAGTCTTTTAACGATCAAATAGCTGAAAACAAAGTATTAGACTATACACAAGTAGTCTCTTTTTTGCAAACCTATGATGGCGTGCAAGAAGAATATTTTGAAGAGGTTGATAAATTAATTGCACAAATAGATGCGCCGAATCTAAAATCACCGTCACAAATCCAAACTGCTCGAAAATTATTGTTAGATTTTACTAATAGTTCTGTCGCGCTAAAATTTGATGCTATTTCACATGAATTAAATGAATTAGCAGAAGCTGCCGAAGAAGAAGATGAGCGGGCTGATGCAGCTTTAGCACAAGCGCAGGAAACCCGCCGTTTTATAGTTTTAAGTACAAATTCTATATCTATTTTATTGGCAATTTTATTGGCATATTATACGACCAAAACCATTACTCTTCCTATCATTAAGCTCACAGATATTGCAGAAGAAACGACTCGGAACTCAAATTTTGATTTACAAGCACCTGTAACTACAAGAGATGAAATTGGTATATTAGCAATCTCACTCAATCAGTTAATTATACGAGTTAAAAATTTATTAAAAGAGCAAGCCGAGGGTAAAGAAAAATTAGAACTTTATAATTTGACTTTAGAGAGAAAGGTTAAACAAAGAACTGAAAAATTAGCGACGACTCTCAAAGAACTGCAATATACTCAAGCTCAATTAATACAACAAGAAAAAATGTCCAGTTTGGGACAGTTGGTAGCAGGTATCGCTCACGAAATTAATAATCCAGCTAATTTTATTCATGGCAATCTCGAATATACTAAAGATTATCTTCAAGATTTGCTCAATTTAGTAGAACTTTATCAATCAGAATATCCTAATCCGACAGAAATTATAGAAAAAGAAATTCAAAATATTGAGTTGGAATTCTTACAAGAAGACTTACCAAAGATTCTTGATTCCATGCAAACAGGTTCCGAACGTATTCGGGAAATTGTCAAATCGCTGCGTACTTTCTCGCGTTTGGATGAAGCAGATTATAAGAAAGTTGATATCCACGAAAGTATAGAAAGCACTTTAATGATTATCCAAAGTCGGCTAAAAGCTAACTCAGAACGTTGCGAAATCAAAGTTGTCAAAAATTACGATAAATTACCGTTGATTGAATGCTATGCAGGGCAGCTAAATCAGGTATTTTTGAATTTACTTTTTAATGCAATTGATGTAATAGAAGAAAAAATAAACAAAACTAATAATAGCCCATTTTTAGCTCCTCAAATTAGCATTTCCACAAAACTCTTGAATTTCGAGCAGATAGCTATATATATAGCCGATAACGGCTTAGGCATGACAGAAGAAATACGCGAAAAAATTTTTAACCCTTTCTTTACAACAAAACCAGTCGGCAAAGGGACTGGTTTAGGCTTAGCGGTAAGCTATCAAGTTGTAGTCGATAAACACCACGGAGAGTTGAACTGTTCTTCCACTCCGGGGGAAGGTACTGAATTTGCGATCGCGATTCCAGTTAGTCAGGAGCTAAGGAGTAAGGGAGTGAGGGAGTGA
- a CDS encoding DUF1517 domain-containing protein: MRKKLQSAIKPLLKPLLVVFLVFTLVFSQAPGALAARSGGRIGGGSFRMPSSRPYSSPRTYAPPGGGYAPYPRGGFGFPFLFPFWGIGGGFGGLFGILIFFALANFLVNTFRRVASDGGEEFSGYSSNPTISVTRLQVGLLAQARELQTELNHLAETADTESSEGRAQVLQEASLALMRHPEYWVYAGGSTKQARLNSAESEFNRLSLAERSKFSEETLTNVNSQLKAAISNNALPSTGELDNPTDLINQGPGEYIVVTLIAATLGKTEIPNINSSDDLRQALSQFGGIPSDKLLAFEILWTPQAEGDTLTSDDLLAEYSDLKLV, encoded by the coding sequence ATGCGTAAAAAATTACAAAGTGCCATCAAGCCGCTTTTAAAACCTCTCTTAGTTGTGTTCCTAGTGTTTACATTGGTATTTAGCCAAGCACCAGGAGCATTAGCCGCTCGTAGTGGGGGAAGAATTGGAGGCGGTTCTTTCAGAATGCCTTCAAGTCGTCCTTACTCATCTCCTCGTACTTATGCACCTCCCGGAGGTGGATATGCACCCTATCCCAGAGGTGGATTTGGTTTTCCTTTCTTATTCCCCTTTTGGGGTATAGGTGGAGGCTTCGGGGGTTTATTTGGAATCTTGATTTTCTTTGCTCTAGCGAACTTTTTAGTAAATACCTTCCGTAGAGTTGCTAGCGATGGAGGAGAAGAATTCAGCGGCTACAGCAGCAACCCGACAATTTCTGTAACTCGCTTACAGGTAGGTTTATTAGCTCAAGCTCGCGAGCTACAAACCGAGTTAAATCACCTTGCCGAAACTGCCGATACCGAATCTTCAGAAGGTAGAGCGCAGGTTTTACAAGAAGCCAGCTTAGCTTTAATGCGTCATCCAGAATATTGGGTATATGCAGGTGGCAGTACAAAGCAAGCCCGCTTGAATTCCGCAGAATCTGAATTTAACCGTTTATCTTTAGCAGAGCGGAGTAAATTTAGCGAAGAGACATTAACTAACGTAAACAGTCAACTGAAAGCTGCTATATCCAACAACGCTTTACCATCCACCGGAGAACTAGATAATCCCACCGATTTAATTAACCAAGGTCCCGGAGAGTATATAGTTGTGACATTAATTGCAGCAACTTTAGGTAAAACCGAAATTCCCAACATCAACAGTTCCGACGACTTACGTCAAGCATTGAGTCAATTTGGCGGTATACCAAGCGATAAACTGCTGGCATTCGAGATATTGTGGACACCACAAGCCGAAGGTGACACCTTAACCAGCGATGATTTATTAGCCGAATATTCTGATTTGAAGTTAGTTTAA
- the pssD gene encoding PssD/Cps14F family polysaccharide biosynthesis glycosyltransferase: MKLLLVCTSGGHFSTMRRLESFWSNHERVWVTDWKKDTKLLEHKETVHWLPYQPPRDIWAFLGNIPRVFKTVYLEQPDIVISTGASIAVGFAFAAKLFGKRFVYVESISRSEELSLSGKLVYKLSDEFYVQWPNLCRKYPKAIFRGYA, translated from the coding sequence ATGAAGTTGCTATTAGTGTGTACTTCCGGAGGTCATTTTTCGACTATGAGGAGACTAGAGTCTTTTTGGTCGAATCACGAACGTGTATGGGTGACAGACTGGAAGAAAGATACAAAATTATTGGAGCACAAAGAGACAGTCCATTGGTTACCTTATCAGCCTCCTAGAGATATTTGGGCGTTTTTAGGCAATATTCCTCGGGTGTTTAAAACTGTTTATTTAGAGCAACCGGATATAGTTATTTCGACAGGGGCTAGCATTGCCGTTGGCTTTGCTTTTGCAGCGAAATTATTTGGTAAGCGGTTTGTCTATGTGGAAAGTATTTCCCGCTCGGAGGAATTGAGTTTATCTGGAAAACTAGTTTATAAATTAAGCGATGAATTTTACGTACAGTGGCCTAATTTATGTCGGAAATATCCTAAAGCTATTTTTAGGGGGTATGCTTAG
- a CDS encoding glycosyltransferase, giving the protein MITVTLGTIPFAFNRAIDWLERLLSAGVISESVFVQHGTTDVSILAKYSFVTTTPIVETSFLMKTIGESRLIVSHAGQGLTRGLAAQGACFILVPRLSRYNEHIDDHQLWFARGVEKLGITHCTSLDNFEQAVKCPPPSFKGQIFDEPRLAEHLMQIYPR; this is encoded by the coding sequence ATGATTACCGTAACTTTAGGGACAATTCCCTTCGCTTTCAATAGAGCTATCGATTGGCTGGAGAGACTTTTGAGTGCGGGTGTGATTTCGGAGAGTGTTTTTGTGCAGCATGGAACTACTGATGTCTCGATTCTGGCAAAATACTCTTTCGTCACCACTACACCAATTGTTGAAACAAGCTTTTTGATGAAAACAATCGGGGAGTCTCGATTGATTGTATCTCATGCGGGTCAGGGTTTAACGCGGGGTTTGGCTGCCCAGGGAGCTTGTTTTATATTGGTTCCGCGCCTATCTCGTTACAACGAGCATATCGACGATCATCAATTGTGGTTTGCTCGGGGAGTAGAAAAGTTGGGGATAACTCACTGTACTAGTTTGGATAATTTTGAACAAGCTGTTAAATGTCCTCCGCCTAGTTTTAAAGGGCAGATATTTGATGAGCCAAGGTTAGCCGAACATCTAATGCAGATATATCCGAGATAA
- a CDS encoding GNVR domain-containing protein: MSRIATIAIRHWKLLLAWNILLIGITAINIKLTPRVWEGKAQLILPNVTNQSDADLGKLGNVRDEGIVFSQQLNPLNILSSIATSDHVVEEVWQNDPEKSEYSRLSQFKKLFEVTPEKESTVISLEVQGSSPELAKNRAAALIAAFSNRLQELRLDEAKQRSQFMQGEVKLANTKLLKAQKALSEFKQKTNLVSSEEQTQQIVSAINTLNTQQAQAIAEAESAAARVRMLSNRIALSPAAAVNSVRLKEYKEFQLIRDKLSQIEVALIEAQGKLTSNHPEVQNLLYQRSVLRQQLNQFIAASRANAGGVNPAIGENTASLAEQVILAESQVIGMQKKAEKLQPQIDKLSASLNSLPQKQAKLLELQRQYDIAEGVYNGVVAQIEQAKLGAFSAYPSVQVLDKPMVDNKPSGPKLKLMLLGALLASGFGSAAIILFMENRNPLLSPKDIQQANIPVLASIPYVRHINAKADRKLGGEIEFQRLASAVSLMQLNSGRLMIASANTEEGKTTTTIGLANALLVLGFKVLLVDGDFRRGELSESLGYQPQAKSRFVHNQVRFNLDLLSVNIAEDKISEFVARGEFEQYLNLIQAQGNYDYVLVDSSPVALTPEAALLARIISKVVFVVRSTSSHRNYFYDSVEQLTRHQAEICGLVVNGVENRAQGYIYGQNTAKV, from the coding sequence ATGAGTAGAATTGCCACAATTGCAATACGACATTGGAAGTTGCTCTTGGCTTGGAATATTTTGTTAATTGGGATTACTGCCATCAATATCAAATTGACACCTCGGGTTTGGGAGGGTAAAGCACAGTTAATATTACCGAATGTTACCAATCAGAGCGATGCAGATTTAGGTAAATTGGGTAATGTTCGGGATGAGGGAATTGTTTTTTCTCAGCAGCTTAACCCTTTAAATATTCTGTCATCTATTGCTACAAGCGACCATGTTGTTGAGGAAGTATGGCAAAACGATCCGGAGAAAAGCGAATATTCTCGGTTAAGTCAATTTAAGAAGCTGTTTGAAGTAACTCCGGAAAAAGAATCTACGGTTATATCCTTGGAAGTTCAAGGTTCTAGTCCGGAATTAGCCAAAAATAGAGCTGCTGCTTTAATTGCTGCTTTTAGCAATCGCCTGCAAGAATTGCGACTTGATGAAGCAAAACAGCGATCGCAGTTTATGCAGGGGGAAGTAAAGCTGGCTAATACGAAGTTGTTGAAAGCACAAAAAGCTTTAAGTGAATTCAAGCAAAAAACTAATTTAGTTAGTTCCGAGGAGCAGACGCAACAGATTGTTTCAGCTATCAATACTTTGAATACTCAACAAGCTCAAGCTATAGCGGAAGCGGAATCTGCGGCGGCAAGGGTGAGGATGTTATCGAATCGTATCGCTTTGAGTCCTGCTGCTGCGGTAAATTCTGTACGACTCAAAGAATACAAGGAATTCCAGTTGATTAGGGATAAGTTAAGTCAAATTGAAGTTGCATTAATAGAAGCTCAAGGTAAATTAACCAGCAACCATCCGGAAGTACAAAATTTACTGTACCAGCGCTCGGTTTTACGCCAACAACTCAACCAGTTTATTGCTGCTTCTAGAGCCAATGCAGGAGGAGTTAATCCGGCAATCGGGGAAAATACTGCTAGTTTAGCCGAGCAAGTTATTTTAGCCGAAAGTCAGGTTATAGGGATGCAGAAAAAAGCCGAAAAATTGCAACCCCAGATTGATAAATTAAGTGCCAGTTTAAATTCTTTACCCCAAAAGCAAGCTAAATTATTGGAATTACAGCGACAATACGATATTGCTGAAGGAGTTTATAACGGGGTAGTGGCGCAGATAGAACAAGCCAAACTCGGGGCTTTCAGCGCTTATCCCAGCGTGCAAGTGTTGGATAAGCCTATGGTGGATAATAAACCATCGGGACCTAAATTAAAATTGATGTTGCTCGGAGCATTGCTAGCTTCTGGTTTTGGTAGTGCTGCGATAATCTTGTTTATGGAGAATCGCAACCCCTTACTTAGCCCTAAAGATATTCAACAAGCTAACATTCCGGTACTTGCAAGTATTCCCTATGTTAGACATATCAATGCAAAAGCCGATAGGAAACTAGGAGGAGAAATCGAGTTTCAGCGCTTGGCTTCGGCAGTTAGCTTAATGCAGTTAAACTCTGGAAGGTTGATGATTGCTAGTGCTAACACCGAAGAAGGTAAAACTACAACTACTATCGGTTTGGCGAATGCGCTGCTGGTATTGGGTTTTAAAGTATTGCTAGTTGACGGAGATTTTCGTCGAGGGGAGCTTTCGGAATCTTTGGGTTATCAGCCACAAGCAAAATCGCGATTTGTGCATAATCAAGTTCGTTTCAATTTAGATTTATTATCGGTTAATATTGCCGAAGATAAAATTTCTGAGTTTGTTGCTCGCGGTGAATTTGAGCAATATTTGAATTTGATTCAAGCTCAGGGAAATTACGATTACGTTTTAGTTGATAGCTCTCCAGTTGCTTTGACACCAGAAGCAGCACTACTAGCAAGAATAATATCAAAAGTTGTGTTTGTAGTTCGTTCTACAAGCAGCCATCGCAACTATTTTTACGACAGCGTCGAACAATTAACTCGCCATCAAGCGGAAATTTGTGGGTTGGTAGTTAACGGTGTGGAAAATAGAGCGCAAGGTTATATTTACGGACAAAATACAGCCAAAGTTTAG